A part of Pseudomonas leptonychotis genomic DNA contains:
- a CDS encoding trans-3-hydroxy-L-proline dehydratase has product MRSSKVIHVVSCHAEGEVGDVIVGGVAPPPGDTLWAQSRWIAEDQTLRNFMLNEPRGGVFRHVNLLVPAKDPRAQMAWIIMEPADTPPMSGSNSLCVATVLLESGILPMTEPQTHLILEAPGGLIEAVAQCRNGKVERVEIKNVPSFADRLDAWIEVDGIGSLQVDTAYGGDSFVIADAQALGFSLGADEAADLAACGLKITRAANEQLGFVHPLNPDWAHISFCQLAGPLQRQEGILSAANAVVIRPGKVDRSPTGTGCSARMAVLHARGQLQVGERFIGRSIIDSEFHCRIDSLSEVAGRPAIIPCLSGRAWITGTHQHLLDPDDPWPQGYRLSDTWPVELKR; this is encoded by the coding sequence ATGCGCTCGAGCAAAGTTATACATGTGGTCAGTTGCCATGCCGAAGGCGAAGTCGGCGACGTGATAGTCGGCGGCGTCGCACCGCCACCGGGCGATACGCTGTGGGCGCAATCGCGCTGGATCGCCGAAGATCAAACCCTGCGCAACTTCATGCTGAATGAACCGCGCGGCGGGGTGTTCCGCCACGTCAACTTACTGGTACCAGCCAAAGATCCACGCGCGCAGATGGCCTGGATCATCATGGAACCGGCCGATACGCCGCCGATGTCGGGCTCCAACTCGTTATGCGTTGCCACGGTGCTGCTGGAAAGCGGCATCCTGCCCATGACCGAGCCGCAAACCCATCTGATTCTGGAAGCCCCCGGCGGGCTGATCGAAGCCGTGGCGCAGTGCCGCAACGGCAAAGTCGAACGGGTCGAAATAAAGAACGTGCCGTCTTTCGCCGATCGGCTGGATGCCTGGATTGAGGTCGATGGTATTGGCTCACTACAGGTGGACACCGCCTATGGCGGCGACAGTTTCGTCATTGCCGACGCCCAGGCGCTGGGCTTCTCACTCGGCGCTGACGAAGCGGCCGACCTGGCCGCCTGTGGGCTTAAGATCACCCGCGCAGCCAACGAGCAGCTAGGCTTCGTCCATCCACTCAACCCGGACTGGGCGCATATTTCTTTTTGCCAACTGGCCGGCCCATTGCAACGGCAAGAGGGGATTTTGAGCGCCGCCAACGCGGTGGTGATTCGTCCCGGCAAAGTCGACCGCTCGCCCACGGGCACCGGTTGCTCAGCGCGCATGGCGGTATTGCATGCCAGAGGTCAATTGCAGGTCGGCGAACGCTTTATCGGCCGCTCGATTATTGATTCCGAGTTCCATTGCCGAATCGACAGCCTGAGCGAAGTCGCTGGGCGCCCGGCGATCATCCCCTGCCTGTCTGGCCGGGCCTGGATCACCGGCACCCACCAGCACCTGCTTGACCCTGATGACCCCTGGCCGCAGGGCTATCGCTTGTCCGATACCTGGCCAGTGGAGCTGAAGCGCTAA